One genomic window of Cricetulus griseus strain 17A/GY chromosome 3, alternate assembly CriGri-PICRH-1.0, whole genome shotgun sequence includes the following:
- the Nlrp10 gene encoding NACHT, LRR and PYD domains-containing protein 10 has translation MARANSPQEALLWALKDLEENSFKMLKFHLRDMTQFHLARGELEGLSRVDLASKLISMYGAPEAVRVVSRSLQAMNLMELVNYLSQVCLHDYREIYREHVRCLEERQDWGVNSSRNELLMVATSSPGSPGSPPCSDLQQELGPVSVEALFTPEAESYSTLPIVVMQGSAGIGKTTLVKRLVQDWAKGILYPGQFDYVFYVSCREVVLLPKCDLPNLICWCCGDNQAPVTEILRQPERLLFILDGYDELQKSSRAESVLHILIRRREVPCSLIITTRPPALQSLEPMLGERRHVHVLGFSEQERENYFNSYFMDKEQARNTLEFVQNNDVLYKACQVPGICWVVCSWLERKMARGQEVSETPSNSTDIFTAYVSTFLPTDGNEDSSGLTRHRVLRSLCSLAAEGIQHQRLLFEENILRKHSLDGPSLTAFLNSTDYREGFSIKKLYSFRHISFQEFFYAMSFLVKEDQNQQGEATRREVAKLLEQEKYEDMTLSLQFLFDMLKIEGTLSLGLTLYFKIAPSVRRELNYFKERIQTIKCNRSWDLEFSLYDSKIKKLTQGIHMKDITVNIQRSGEKKPGKRKTVTVESSLGKGQVQSPLLKTNNSTEKQKGASNGKSRETEEPTGKVRNSRLADTERGNMEMKGQEGGGVERQEDGEGQRVTKDGEMRDQMNGYQRE, from the exons ATGGCACGAGCCAACAGTCCCCAGGAGGCATTGCTCTGGGCCTTGAAGGACCTTGAGGAGAACAGTTTCAAGATGCTGAAGTTCCACTTACGGGACATGACCCAGTTTCATCTGGCCCGAGGGGAACTGGAGGGTCTGAGTCGGGTTGACCTAGCATCAAAACTGATTTCAATGTACGGAGCACCTGAAGCCGTGAGAGTGGTGAGCAGGAGCTTGCAGGCCATGAACTTGATGGAGCTTGTCAACTACCTCAGCCAGGTTTGTCTGCATG ATTACAGAGAAATCTACCGGGAGCATGTGCGCTGCTTGGAGGAGAGGCAAGACTGGGGTGTTAACAGCAGTCGCAATGAGCTGCTCATGGTGGCCACATCCAGTCCAGGGAGTCCCGGATCGCCTCCCTGTTCGGACCTGCAACAGGAGTTGGGTCCTGTCAGCGTGGAGGCTTTATTTACTCCGGAGGCAGAGTCCTACTCAACCCTGCCCATAGTAGTGATGCAAGGATCTGCAGGCATCGGTAAGACAACACTGGTAAAAAGACTGGTACAAGACTGGGCCAAAGGGATCCTGTACCCAGGCCAGTTTGATTATGTTTTCTATGTGAGCTGCAGAGAAGTGGTCCTGCTGCCCAAGTGTGACCTGCCCAACCTCATCTGCTGGTGTTGTGGAGATAACCAAGCCCCAGTCACAGAGATTCTGAGGCAGCCTGAGCGACTCCTGTTCATCTTGGATGGCTATGACGAGTTGCAGAAGTCCAGTCGTGCAGAGAGTGTACTACACATTCTAATTAGGAGGAGGGAGGTACCATGCTCTCTTATCATCACCACTCGGCCTCCGGCTTTGCAGAGTCTGGAGCCAATGCTGGGTGAAAGGCGACATGTCCATGTCTTAGGCTTCTCTGAGCAGGAGAGGGAGAATTATTTCAACTCCTATTTTATGGATAAGGAGCAAGCAAGAAATACCCTCGAGTTTGTGCAAAACAATGATGTTCTTTACAAAGCATGCCAGGTTCCGGGAATTTGCTGGGTGGTCTGCTCCTGGCTGGAGAGGAAGATGGCAAGAGGCCAGGAAGTCTCAGAGACACCTAGCAATAGTACAGATATCTTCACTGCTTATGTGTCCACCTTTCTGCCCACTGATGGCAATGAGGACAGCTCTGGGCTCACCCGTCACAGGGTGCTGAGAAGTCTGTGCTCCTTGGCAGCTGAGGGGATCCAGCACCAGAGGCTGCTATTTGAAGAAAATATCCTAAGAAAGCACAGTTTAGATGGTCCCAGCCTCACTGCCTTTCTGAACAGCACCGACTACCGAGAGGGGTTTAGCATCAAGAAACTCTACAGCTTTCGACATATCAGCTTCCAGGAATTTTTCTATGCCATGTCCTTCCTTGTGAAGGAGGACCAGAATCAGCAGGGGGAGGCAACACGCAGAGAAGTAGCAAAGCTACTGGAGCAGGAGAAATATGAAGATATGACTCTCAGTTTGCAGTTCTTGTTTGACATGTTGAAAATAGAGGGCACTTTGAGCTTGGGGCTGACGCTCTACTTCAAAATTGCTCCCTCGGTAAGACGGGAgctgaattattttaaagaacGAATACAAACTATAAAGTGCAACAGGTCGTGGGATTTGGAATTCTCTCTCTATGATTCTAAAATAAAGAAGCTCACACAAGGTATCCACATGAAAGATATCACCGTTAACATACAACGTTCAGGTGAAAAGAAACCTGGTAAGAGGAAGACAGTTACAGTGGAAAGCAGCCTTGGAAAGGGGCAGGTACAGAGTCCTCTCTTGAAAACCAATAAtagcacagagaaacaaaagggaGCTTCTAATGggaagagcagagagacagaggaacctACTGGGAAGGTTAGAAACAGTAGGCTGGCAGATACAGAAAGAGGGAATATGGAGATGAAGGGTCAGGAGGGTGGTGGggtggagagacaggaggatggggaaggacagagagttACAAAGGATGGAGAGATGAGGGATCAGATGAATGGGTACCAGAGAGAGTGA
- the Eif3f gene encoding eukaryotic translation initiation factor 3 subunit F isoform X2 produces MASPAVPASVPPAAVTAAPAPATNAAPASAPAAPTPAPAPAATPAAAPAPASSSDPAAATPAAAGQTPASAPAPAQTPAPSQPGPALPGPFPGGRVVRLHPVILASIVDSYERRNEGAARVIGTLLGTVDKHSVEVTNCFSVPHNESEDEVAVDMEFAKNMYELHKKVSPNELILGWYATGHDITEHSVLIHEYYSREAPNPIHLTVDTGLQNGRMSIKAYVSTLMGVPGRTMGVMFTPLTVKYAYYDTERIGVDLIMKTCFSPNRVIGLSSDLQQVGGASARIQDALSTVLQYAEDVLSGKVSADNTVGRFLMSLVNQVPKIVPDDFETMLNSNINDLLMVTYLANLTQSQIALNEKLVNL; encoded by the exons ATGGCATCCCCGGCCGTACCGGCAAGTGTCCCTCCCGCCGCTGTGACCGCGGCCCCGGCGCCGGCCACCAACGCAGCCCCGGCTTCAGCCCCGGCAGCGCCCACGCCAGCTCCGGCGCCGGCTGCGACTCCCGCTGCGGCCCCGGCGCCCGCCTCGTCCTCCGACCCTGCGGCAGCTACGCCTGCCGCTGCGGGCCAGACCCCGGCCTCTGCCCCAGCCCCTGCGCAGACGCCGGCACCCTCGCAGCCCGGGCCCGCCCTGCCGGGGCCTTTCCCCGGCGGCCGCGTGGTCAGGCTGCACCCGGTCATTTTGGCTTCCATCGTAGACAGCTACGAGAGACGCAACGAGGGAGCTGCCCGGGTTATCGGAACCCTGCTGG GAACTGTTGACAAACACTCAGTGGAAGTCACCAACTGTTTTTCAGTGCCACACAATGAGTCAGAAGATGAA GTGGCTGTTGACATGGAATTTGCTAAGAATATGTATGAATTACACAAAAAAGTCTCCCCAAATGAGCTCATCCTAGGCTG GTATGCAACAGGCCATGACATCACAGAACATTCGGTGCTCATCCATGAATACTACAGCCGGGAAGCCCCAAACCCCATTCACCTCACTGTGGACACAGGTCTCCAGAATGGGCGCATGAGCATCAAGGCTTATGTCAG cactttAATGGGTGTCCCTGGGAGGACGATGGGAGTGATGTTCACACCTCTCACAGTGAAGTATGCGTATTATGACACTGAACGCATTGGAG TTGACCTCATCATGAAGACATGTTTTAGCCCCAACCGGGTGATTGGACTCTCCAGTGACCTACAGCAAGTGGGCGGAGCCTCTGCTCGAATCCAGGATGCTCTAAGCACTGTATTGCAGTATGCTGAGGATGTGCTG TCTGGAAAGGTGTCTGCTGACAACACTGTAGGCCGCTTCTTGATGAGCCTGGTTAATCAAGTACCCAAGATAGTTCCTGATGACTTTGAAACTATGCTCAACAGCAACATCAAT gaCCTGCTGATGGTGACCTACCTGGCCAATCTCACCCAGTCACAGATTGCCCTCAATGAGAAACTTGTGAACCTGTGA